From the genome of Candidatus Microthrix subdominans, one region includes:
- a CDS encoding CoA transferase, with product MTSDRTVQSIPPRHAADGRSPFAGRPLEGLVVLALEQMAALPFATQLMGRLGARIIKVEHPTDGESGRQSSPAMTDPEGRTVGATFLRSNLGKDSVGIDLKSEAGRQLVIELAAHADVIAENFKPGTLDRLGLGPKTLAEANPRAVLVSVSGFGSDPASPYRTRPAYASIVEGMSGVYEFKRHGDEPLHVNPVGALGDISAGLFAVIGVLAALRQREVTGEGQHVDVAMLDSVLAMTDVVTNFASMGQPSEPDPAPYVLSSFRTCDGSLVIQLVREHQFVKLAQLIGHPEWLDDPRFAERTGWGEHLDRVIRPALEAWAADLTREQAAVALADAGVVAGSALTPTEVLADPHVAARNMLVAMERPDGVEQPVLIPGNPVKLSRVPESSERRVPWVGEQTGSVLVDLLGLTAEALADLRSDGVVT from the coding sequence ATGACCAGCGACCGCACCGTCCAGTCGATCCCACCTCGCCACGCCGCCGACGGCCGTTCGCCCTTCGCCGGCCGACCGCTGGAGGGGCTGGTGGTGCTGGCTCTGGAACAGATGGCGGCACTGCCGTTCGCCACCCAGTTGATGGGACGCCTCGGCGCCCGCATCATCAAGGTGGAGCACCCGACCGACGGCGAATCGGGCCGCCAATCATCCCCGGCGATGACCGACCCCGAGGGCCGAACGGTGGGGGCGACGTTTCTGCGCTCCAACCTGGGCAAGGACTCGGTCGGCATCGATCTCAAGTCCGAGGCCGGGCGTCAACTGGTGATCGAGTTGGCCGCCCATGCCGATGTGATCGCCGAGAACTTCAAGCCCGGCACCCTCGACCGGCTGGGGCTGGGGCCGAAAACCCTGGCCGAGGCCAACCCTCGGGCGGTGCTGGTATCGGTCTCCGGGTTCGGCAGCGATCCGGCCAGCCCGTATCGAACGCGCCCGGCCTACGCCTCGATCGTCGAGGGCATGTCGGGCGTCTACGAGTTCAAACGCCACGGCGACGAGCCGCTGCACGTCAACCCGGTCGGGGCGCTCGGCGACATCTCTGCCGGCCTGTTCGCCGTGATCGGCGTGCTGGCCGCCCTGCGCCAGCGGGAGGTGACCGGGGAGGGCCAACACGTGGACGTCGCCATGTTGGACTCGGTGTTGGCGATGACCGACGTGGTCACCAACTTCGCATCGATGGGCCAGCCGAGCGAACCCGACCCGGCCCCCTACGTGCTCAGCTCCTTCCGCACCTGCGACGGCTCGCTGGTGATTCAGCTGGTGCGCGAGCACCAGTTTGTGAAGCTGGCCCAGCTGATCGGTCACCCCGAATGGCTCGACGATCCCCGCTTCGCCGAGCGCACCGGCTGGGGCGAACACCTCGACCGGGTCATCCGCCCGGCACTGGAGGCGTGGGCGGCCGACCTGACCCGCGAGCAGGCCGCCGTGGCGCTCGCCGATGCCGGGGTGGTGGCCGGATCGGCCCTCACCCCAACCGAGGTGCTGGCCGACCCCCACGTGGCCGCCCGCAACATGCTCGTCGCCATGGAACGCCCCGACGGGGTGGAGCAGCCGGTGTTGATCCCCGGCAACCCGGTGAAGCTGTCGCGCGTACCCGAATCGAGCGAGCGGCGGGTGCCCTGGGTGGGCGAACAGACCGGGTCGGTGCTGGTCGACCTGCTGGGACTGACCGCCGAGGCCCTGGCCGACCTGCGCTCCGACGGGGTCGTCACCTGA
- a CDS encoding alpha/beta hydrolase has product MAPSQLDPHPDPHHDEGTVTVSDGRRLGWAAYGDPDGDPVLWFHGTPGGRYQVPVGVNPTGRSTGLRVITLERPGTGNSTNYAYRSLKQFARDVNAAADQLGLDKFAVAGLSGGGPYTLAVAHELPDRVVTSAVLGGLAPSIGRGAVFSYTQITTAGQALLSPMRRAFGSMMRFGLDGVAAQAPAVYSAYAKINGRADLEVMMRPDVMAMFIHDITQAGPLRAPFHDLTLFGRPWGFDPGNIAGQVLIWHGDADHIVPLIHGRRLAKSVPNSRLMLMPGKGHFGGFSEVGDVLTTIRGVWDGSDRVTGHQRRDSEGNITNRRPVGEEAVQ; this is encoded by the coding sequence GTGGCCCCATCTCAGCTCGATCCCCATCCGGACCCGCACCACGACGAGGGGACGGTCACGGTCTCCGACGGTCGCAGGCTGGGCTGGGCGGCCTATGGGGATCCCGATGGTGACCCGGTTCTGTGGTTCCACGGCACCCCGGGTGGGCGCTATCAGGTACCGGTCGGCGTCAACCCCACCGGTCGCTCGACCGGGCTGCGGGTGATCACCCTGGAGCGCCCGGGCACGGGTAACTCGACCAACTACGCCTACCGGTCGCTCAAGCAGTTCGCTCGTGACGTCAACGCGGCCGCCGATCAGCTCGGCCTCGACAAGTTCGCCGTCGCCGGCCTGTCGGGCGGAGGGCCCTACACGCTGGCGGTCGCCCACGAGCTGCCCGATCGGGTGGTGACCTCGGCCGTGTTGGGCGGGCTGGCCCCCAGCATCGGGCGCGGGGCGGTGTTCAGCTACACCCAGATCACCACCGCGGGCCAAGCGCTGCTCAGCCCGATGCGTCGGGCATTTGGGTCGATGATGCGCTTCGGGCTGGACGGGGTGGCCGCCCAAGCCCCGGCGGTGTATTCGGCGTACGCCAAGATCAACGGCCGAGCCGACCTCGAGGTGATGATGCGCCCCGATGTGATGGCGATGTTCATCCACGACATCACCCAGGCGGGGCCGCTGCGGGCCCCGTTTCACGATCTGACCCTGTTCGGCAGGCCGTGGGGCTTCGACCCGGGCAACATCGCCGGCCAGGTTCTGATCTGGCACGGCGATGCCGACCACATCGTGCCGCTGATCCACGGCCGGCGGCTGGCCAAATCGGTCCCCAATTCCCGGCTCATGTTGATGCCCGGCAAGGGCCACTTCGGCGGCTTCTCCGAGGTCGGCGACGTGCTGACGACCATCCGGGGCGTGTGGGACGGGAGTGACCGGGTGACCGGCCACCAGCGCCGCGACAGCGAGGGCAACATCACCAACCGGCGCCCGGTCGGCGAGGAGGCCGTCCAATGA
- a CDS encoding alpha/beta fold hydrolase, which translates to MTTPWRATTVRRSVRLALIALATTIASLAGACSPGLDTGAPTRPTAPPPTAYPTPEDDPLGGFTPEPPDWEDCGVLECAAVQVPLDWDDLDGAKLELAIARRPAEGDPRGSVLVNPGGPGGSGIELLDYVFLADPFDGLRDHFDIVGWDPRGTNGSEAVDCDAPVDDFRALDPSPDDAKEADELVDAATEIAQDCERAASDRLAHISTDDTVKDMEAIRRALGDERMSFYGFSYGTALGAFYADQFPDRVRAIVLDGVVDPGADLETYLTAQARGFDRALDAMFEACGDACPDGGVAELYDRLADRVERSPIGSGSDTLGPAELATAAISATYSPDGGPAFADALQQADDGDPTALLSLAAQYYSTDYTPYLAIECIDQAHPMGDAEWAAFVERLEGISPRLGGSIGNELLPCANWPVAPVEPRPFPSAGGSNPILVIGNTGDAATPFSQAEAMAEGLDNAVLLTHEGTGHTSYGNPCVDEISAAYLTDLTLPDDDTICRD; encoded by the coding sequence GTGACGACGCCTTGGCGCGCGACGACGGTGCGTCGCAGCGTGAGGCTGGCGCTGATCGCCCTGGCGACAACGATTGCGTCTCTGGCGGGGGCGTGCTCGCCCGGCCTCGACACCGGCGCGCCAACCAGGCCGACCGCTCCGCCCCCGACCGCCTATCCGACCCCGGAGGACGACCCGCTGGGCGGGTTCACCCCCGAGCCGCCCGACTGGGAGGACTGCGGCGTCCTCGAGTGCGCCGCTGTGCAAGTTCCCCTCGACTGGGACGACCTCGACGGCGCCAAACTTGAGCTGGCGATCGCCCGACGCCCGGCGGAAGGCGACCCGCGTGGGTCGGTACTCGTCAACCCGGGCGGACCGGGCGGGTCCGGGATCGAGTTGCTCGACTACGTCTTCCTCGCCGACCCCTTCGACGGGTTACGGGACCATTTCGACATCGTCGGCTGGGACCCGCGTGGCACCAACGGCAGCGAGGCGGTCGACTGCGACGCACCGGTCGACGACTTTCGGGCGCTCGACCCCTCCCCGGATGACGCCAAGGAGGCCGACGAACTCGTCGACGCTGCGACGGAGATCGCCCAGGACTGCGAGCGCGCCGCAAGCGACCGGCTGGCCCACATCTCCACCGACGACACCGTCAAGGACATGGAGGCCATCCGCCGAGCGCTGGGCGACGAGCGCATGAGCTTCTACGGCTTCAGCTACGGGACCGCACTGGGCGCGTTCTACGCCGACCAGTTTCCCGACCGGGTGCGGGCGATCGTCCTCGACGGGGTGGTCGACCCCGGCGCCGACCTCGAGACCTACCTGACCGCCCAGGCCCGCGGCTTCGACCGGGCACTCGACGCCATGTTCGAAGCTTGCGGCGACGCCTGTCCCGACGGCGGAGTCGCCGAGCTGTACGACCGACTGGCCGACCGGGTGGAGCGGTCGCCGATCGGGTCGGGCAGCGACACGCTGGGACCGGCCGAGCTGGCGACCGCCGCCATCTCGGCCACCTACTCACCCGATGGCGGCCCGGCGTTCGCCGACGCCCTCCAGCAGGCCGACGACGGCGACCCGACGGCGCTTCTGTCGTTGGCTGCGCAGTACTACAGCACCGACTACACCCCGTACCTGGCGATCGAGTGCATCGATCAGGCGCACCCGATGGGCGATGCCGAGTGGGCCGCCTTCGTCGAACGCCTCGAGGGCATCTCCCCGCGCCTGGGCGGCAGCATCGGTAACGAGCTGCTGCCGTGCGCCAACTGGCCCGTCGCCCCGGTCGAACCGCGCCCGTTTCCCTCGGCCGGTGGATCCAACCCGATCCTGGTCATCGGCAACACCGGCGATGCCGCCACCCCCTTCAGCCAGGCGGAAGCCATGGCCGAAGGACTGGACAACGCCGTGCTCCTCACCCACGAGGGAACCGGGCACACCAGCTACGGCAACCCGTGCGTCGACGAGATCAGCGCCGCCTACCTGACCGACCTCACGCTGCCCGACGACGACACGATCTGCCGGGACTGA
- a CDS encoding MaoC family dehydratase: protein MATEVHGIAGLKELVGQHLGYSDYLEITQERVNTFADATGDHQWIHVDPERAAKESPFGGAIAHGYLTLSLGPVLMPSIMSVSGIKMGVNYGAGKVRFPSPVPVGSNLRLGAKLDSVEDLPNNGAQVTMTFTFEVEDAPKPSCVAEIIFRYYE from the coding sequence ATGGCTACCGAAGTACACGGCATCGCAGGACTCAAGGAACTCGTCGGGCAGCACTTGGGCTACTCCGACTATCTGGAGATCACCCAGGAGCGCGTCAACACGTTTGCCGACGCCACCGGCGACCACCAGTGGATCCACGTCGATCCCGAGCGGGCGGCCAAGGAGAGCCCCTTCGGCGGGGCGATCGCCCACGGCTACCTGACGCTGTCGCTCGGACCGGTGCTCATGCCGAGCATCATGTCCGTCTCGGGCATCAAGATGGGCGTCAACTACGGCGCCGGCAAGGTGCGATTCCCCTCCCCCGTGCCCGTCGGCTCCAACCTGCGGCTCGGAGCGAAGCTCGACTCGGTCGAGGACCTGCCCAACAACGGCGCCCAGGTGACGATGACCTTCACCTTCGAGGTCGAGGACGCGCCCAAGCCCAGCTGCGTCGCCGAGATCATCTTCCGCTACTACGAGTAA
- a CDS encoding alpha/beta fold hydrolase yields MTDPSPTPLVLLHGFTQNRQCWGPFAGQLDDGRPVERWDLPGHGGGGPAADGWATADRLAAQAAARTAATAAPGATTTAEAARASDWLGYSLGGRMLLHLVLAHPNMVRRAVLIGATAGLATSAERAERRGTDEALAERIEQDGVDVFIERWLAMPMWDGLPEAAQFVDERRTNTADGLAGSLRLAGTGAQDDLWPRLGEIDVPVLVLAGGRDQKFTAIGRRLAAALPHGEFRAIPNAGHAVHLEAPERTAQAVTGWLDA; encoded by the coding sequence ATGACCGATCCGTCCCCGACGCCGCTGGTCCTGCTCCACGGTTTCACCCAGAACCGGCAGTGCTGGGGACCGTTCGCCGGTCAGCTGGATGACGGCCGGCCGGTAGAGCGCTGGGATCTGCCCGGACACGGCGGTGGCGGGCCGGCGGCGGACGGTTGGGCGACCGCCGACCGGCTGGCCGCCCAGGCCGCCGCGCGAACGGCGGCAACGGCGGCCCCCGGGGCGACGACGACCGCCGAAGCGGCACGGGCGAGCGACTGGCTCGGCTACTCCCTCGGCGGCCGGATGCTGTTGCACCTCGTGCTCGCTCACCCGAACATGGTGCGCCGGGCGGTGCTCATCGGTGCCACCGCCGGGCTTGCCACCTCGGCCGAGCGGGCCGAGCGGCGGGGCACCGACGAGGCGCTGGCCGAGCGCATCGAGCAGGACGGAGTCGACGTGTTCATCGAGCGGTGGCTGGCCATGCCGATGTGGGACGGACTCCCCGAGGCGGCGCAGTTCGTCGACGAGCGGCGCACGAACACTGCGGACGGGCTTGCCGGATCGTTGCGCCTGGCCGGAACCGGAGCCCAGGATGATCTGTGGCCTCGGCTCGGGGAGATCGACGTGCCGGTGCTGGTACTGGCCGGTGGTCGCGACCAGAAGTTCACCGCCATCGGCCGTCGCCTGGCCGCCGCCCTCCCCCATGGCGAGTTCCGCGCGATCCCCAACGCGGGCCATGCGGTCCACCTGGAGGCGCCGGAGCGCACCGCCCAGGCGGTGACCGGCTGGCTCGACGCCTGA
- a CDS encoding isochorismate synthase, with translation MGPSALRPGLTATTVRSGTGDDPLGHLGEDPLAFRSPNRTLVAQGTAARIELGERSGWADDVASVSQALAAIERRGPDRDPASGPVAFCAFPFDRRRPATALIPRVLRGRDAARSSWMTTIDADRSQAAPSPLASEPGETVPSSGATGGDEPVELRLQATTSDADWMAKVIEMTTRMAEGHLEKAVLFRELALSSTATLDPGALYRRLLPTAPAGYVFCIDGFVGASPELLVSRIDDTVRAQPMAGTLPRSGDPKVDMGHAGELLRSDKLRHEHEVTILRAHDALLGWCSYLDAQPEPQVVEAGAVLHLATLVEGRLSHPVPSVLDLVAALHPTPAVGGWPLEPALALIDELEGLDRDRVGGAVGWVDADGNGEFAVAIRSALLDGRSARLLAGVGIVADSDPQAELEETRAKFAAVLPYLIRP, from the coding sequence GTGGGCCCGTCGGCGCTGCGGCCGGGGCTGACCGCCACGACGGTCCGTTCGGGCACCGGCGACGATCCGCTGGGGCACCTCGGCGAGGACCCGCTGGCGTTTCGTTCCCCCAACCGCACCCTCGTGGCCCAGGGGACCGCAGCGCGCATCGAGTTGGGCGAGCGCAGCGGTTGGGCCGACGACGTGGCCTCGGTCAGCCAGGCGCTGGCCGCGATCGAACGGAGGGGTCCCGACCGCGATCCCGCCTCCGGCCCGGTGGCCTTCTGTGCGTTCCCCTTCGACCGGCGCCGCCCGGCCACCGCGCTGATCCCTCGGGTGCTCCGGGGGCGTGACGCCGCCCGTTCCTCGTGGATGACCACGATCGACGCCGACCGCAGCCAGGCCGCACCGTCACCGCTCGCATCCGAACCGGGGGAAACGGTTCCGTCATCGGGAGCGACCGGTGGCGACGAGCCCGTCGAGCTTCGGCTCCAGGCCACCACGTCGGACGCCGACTGGATGGCCAAGGTGATCGAGATGACCACCCGCATGGCCGAGGGCCACCTGGAGAAGGCGGTGTTGTTCCGCGAGCTGGCGCTGAGTTCGACCGCAACGCTCGACCCGGGGGCCCTCTACCGGCGGCTGCTGCCCACCGCCCCCGCCGGGTACGTGTTCTGCATCGACGGCTTCGTCGGAGCCAGCCCCGAGCTGCTGGTCAGCCGCATCGACGACACCGTGCGCGCCCAACCGATGGCCGGCACCCTGCCCCGCTCGGGCGACCCGAAGGTCGACATGGGCCACGCCGGCGAGTTGCTGCGCTCCGACAAGCTGCGCCACGAGCACGAGGTGACGATCCTGCGGGCCCACGACGCCCTCCTCGGCTGGTGCTCCTACCTCGACGCCCAACCCGAACCCCAGGTGGTGGAGGCCGGGGCCGTGCTGCACCTGGCCACCCTGGTCGAGGGTCGGCTCAGCCACCCGGTGCCGTCGGTGCTCGACCTGGTCGCAGCACTTCACCCGACCCCTGCGGTGGGCGGTTGGCCCCTCGAACCGGCCTTGGCGCTGATCGACGAGCTGGAGGGCCTTGATCGCGACCGGGTCGGCGGGGCGGTGGGCTGGGTGGATGCCGACGGCAACGGCGAGTTTGCCGTCGCCATTCGCTCCGCCCTGCTCGACGGCCGCAGCGCCCGCCTCCTGGCCGGGGTCGGCATCGTCGCCGACAGCGATCCGCAGGCGGAGCTGGAGGAGACCCGGGCCAAGTTTGCCGCCGTGCTGCCCTACCTGATCCGACCCTGA
- a CDS encoding ubiquinone/menaquinone biosynthesis methyltransferase produces MSPSPTPGSPSNRAELIPRPDQPLPTGDAKVEAVRAMFDTIAPNYDKVNRIMTGRLDVRWRRTTVDALGLAPTSIIADLAAGTGDLVYELQDHGMSAIGVDLSMGMLAAAPRPFPRLQGDALSLPFPDGSLDGVTCGFALRNFESLPRFFAELARVLRPGGRIGLLEVGQPANPVLKAGFDLYFGKVVPKIGARFSDARAYAYLPRSVDYLPPPTETLRLIGGAGFDRSHHRQLTGGLAQLFTATLRRS; encoded by the coding sequence GTGTCCCCCTCACCCACCCCCGGCTCACCGTCCAACCGTGCGGAGCTGATCCCCCGGCCCGACCAACCGTTGCCCACCGGCGACGCCAAGGTGGAAGCGGTCCGGGCGATGTTCGACACGATCGCCCCCAACTACGACAAAGTGAACCGCATCATGACCGGGCGACTCGACGTCCGCTGGCGCCGCACGACCGTCGACGCCCTGGGCCTGGCCCCCACGTCGATCATCGCCGACCTGGCAGCCGGCACCGGTGACCTGGTCTACGAGCTTCAGGATCACGGCATGTCGGCGATCGGCGTCGACCTGTCGATGGGCATGCTCGCCGCCGCACCGCGACCCTTCCCCCGCCTGCAGGGCGATGCGCTGTCGTTGCCCTTTCCCGACGGCTCGCTCGACGGGGTGACGTGCGGCTTTGCGCTGCGCAACTTCGAGTCGCTGCCGCGGTTTTTCGCCGAGCTGGCGCGGGTGCTGCGCCCCGGCGGACGCATCGGGCTGCTCGAGGTCGGCCAGCCCGCCAACCCGGTGCTCAAAGCCGGGTTCGACCTGTACTTCGGCAAGGTGGTGCCCAAGATCGGCGCCCGGTTCTCCGATGCGCGCGCCTACGCCTACCTGCCCCGCTCGGTCGACTATCTGCCGCCACCGACCGAGACCCTTCGCCTGATCGGCGGTGCCGGCTTCGACCGGTCCCATCATCGCCAGCTGACCGGTGGCCTCGCCCAGCTGTTCACGGCCACGCTGCGACGGAGCTGA
- a CDS encoding acyl-CoA synthetase — MSTGHLQSNVAEVFESLADAIGDREAIVFRDRRLTYDQVRERCHRLANVLADAGLGAHTPRTELANHQIGQDTVGLYLHNGNEYLEGMLGGYMARTAPFNVNYRYVAEELVYLLTDSGASAIIYHSAFAPTLAEVLPQLPKAKLLLQVADDSGNELLDGARWYEEALASASPDLDPDLRASWSPDDLYLLYTGGTTGMPKGVMWRQADIHAASLGGRPFGSPDEWESIEALVAAATTANPVKTVPAPPFMHGAAHWAAFTSFSNGGTVIVPDVVDRFDAPSVVDLIAREEANVLLLVGDSFARPLLDAIDATDAELTSLFVLTSGGAILSTPVKQRLLERLPNIMLIDGLGSSETGTQAGQVSSAGGDVSAGRFTPHVGMVVLDESMTRVLQPGDDEMGWLGQRNRVPLGYLGDEAKTADTFPEIDGERFAVPGDRCRILADGTLELYGRDSVTINSGGEKIFAEEVEQAIAAHPAVIDVVVCGRPSERWGSEVVAVVRIDETDAVTEDELLAEAAKHVARYKLPKAIVRRDEIVRSPAGKADYRWAKAQATDD, encoded by the coding sequence ATGTCGACTGGCCACCTCCAGAGCAACGTCGCCGAGGTCTTTGAGTCACTGGCGGACGCCATTGGAGACCGCGAGGCCATCGTGTTTCGCGATCGTCGCCTCACCTACGACCAGGTGCGGGAGCGCTGCCATCGGCTGGCCAATGTCCTTGCGGACGCCGGGCTCGGCGCACACACCCCCCGCACCGAGCTGGCCAACCACCAGATCGGGCAGGACACCGTCGGCCTGTACCTGCACAACGGCAACGAATACCTGGAGGGCATGCTCGGCGGTTACATGGCCCGCACGGCACCGTTCAACGTCAACTACCGGTACGTGGCCGAGGAACTGGTGTACCTGCTCACCGACAGCGGCGCCTCCGCGATCATCTACCACTCGGCCTTTGCCCCCACCCTCGCCGAGGTGCTGCCCCAACTGCCGAAGGCAAAATTGCTCCTTCAGGTTGCCGATGATTCGGGCAACGAACTGTTGGATGGCGCACGTTGGTACGAGGAGGCGCTCGCCTCCGCCTCGCCAGACCTCGACCCGGACCTTCGGGCATCATGGTCGCCCGACGACCTGTACCTGCTCTACACCGGGGGCACCACCGGCATGCCCAAGGGCGTCATGTGGCGCCAGGCCGACATCCACGCTGCGTCGCTCGGCGGCCGGCCCTTCGGCAGCCCGGACGAGTGGGAGTCGATCGAGGCCCTCGTCGCCGCCGCCACCACCGCCAACCCGGTCAAGACCGTCCCCGCCCCGCCCTTCATGCACGGGGCCGCGCACTGGGCAGCCTTCACCAGCTTCTCCAACGGCGGCACGGTGATCGTTCCCGACGTCGTCGACCGCTTCGATGCCCCATCGGTCGTCGACCTGATCGCCCGGGAGGAGGCCAACGTGTTGCTGTTGGTCGGCGACTCCTTCGCCCGCCCGCTGCTCGACGCCATCGACGCGACCGACGCCGAGCTGACCTCCCTGTTCGTGTTGACCTCCGGCGGCGCCATCCTGTCCACGCCGGTCAAGCAACGGCTGCTGGAGCGGCTGCCCAACATCATGTTGATCGACGGGCTGGGCTCGTCGGAGACCGGCACCCAGGCCGGTCAGGTGTCGAGCGCCGGCGGTGATGTCTCCGCCGGGCGCTTCACCCCCCACGTCGGCATGGTCGTGCTCGATGAGTCGATGACGCGGGTGCTGCAACCCGGCGATGACGAGATGGGCTGGCTGGGCCAGCGCAACCGCGTGCCCCTCGGCTACCTCGGCGATGAGGCCAAGACCGCCGACACGTTCCCCGAGATCGACGGCGAGCGCTTCGCCGTGCCGGGCGACCGCTGCCGCATCCTGGCCGACGGCACCCTTGAGCTGTACGGGCGGGACTCGGTGACGATCAACTCCGGCGGCGAGAAGATCTTCGCGGAGGAGGTCGAGCAGGCGATCGCCGCCCACCCGGCGGTCATCGACGTCGTCGTGTGCGGCCGCCCCTCGGAACGTTGGGGATCCGAGGTGGTCGCCGTCGTCCGCATCGATGAGACCGACGCAGTGACCGAGGATGAGCTGCTCGCCGAGGCGGCCAAGCACGTCGCCCGCTACAAACTGCCCAAGGCGATCGTGCGGCGCGACGAGATCGTCCGCTCCCCCGCCGGCAAGGCCGACTACCGCTGGGCCAAAGCGCAAGCCACCGACGACTGA
- the menD gene encoding 2-succinyl-5-enolpyruvyl-6-hydroxy-3-cyclohexene-1-carboxylic-acid synthase has translation MDRTPDVAPAEDPAVAVTFAATLIDQWCRRGVRHVIVSPGSRSTPLVIGLQWVLDHQGAAAGDRLRAHVVLDERSAAFQAVGVARATGAPAVLVCTSGTAAVEYHPAVVEAHLAALPVLICTADRPPELLNTGAPQTIDQRELYGPSVRAYLEPGPPETSGRGRWRALADEAFDAATGARPGPVQLNLGFREPLVGAVGALPAADSAASPVAAHSTAAVADSAAASPRSVVADDQPQPQPQPQPQRPRTDDVDALIARCSGRRVVVIAGERATRPSAPTRSDHAGCTVGYGQAPAGLGASSTAPDGQPDRVARIILDAAESLGWPVLADPLSGLRLDQPTVVPNFDPMLRSAAVAAALLPEVVVRLGGLVSSKVTGQWLSAVPDQIAIDPAGWFPDPDRVVTHQVQAGPAAVFEALMAAHGADRLTGAPAGWAERWRRVSKRVEVAVEDGRPRVVEAAAVAAALDGMPDGGHLVVSSSMPVRDLEWFGPRVPAGVTVHSNRGANGIDGVVATAVGVARTGVPTAAVVGDLAILHDVGSLVSASAIDNLAVIVVDNDGGGIFSFLPQQRMLPEGDFERWWGTPSGLDLGAIGTGFGLDVVEVQPSVLANVLRRRLTAHRVTGGAAGVPASPTSGESTAPSTSSGGGEEATRISRTAMFRVESDRSNNLAEHQRLLDHLVEAAETALEG, from the coding sequence GTGGATCGAACGCCGGACGTGGCCCCAGCCGAGGACCCTGCCGTGGCGGTGACCTTTGCCGCCACGTTGATCGACCAGTGGTGCCGCCGGGGCGTTCGCCACGTGATCGTCAGCCCGGGCTCCCGCAGCACACCGCTGGTGATCGGGCTGCAATGGGTGCTCGACCACCAGGGTGCTGCTGCCGGCGATCGGCTACGGGCCCACGTGGTGCTCGACGAGCGCAGCGCGGCTTTTCAGGCGGTCGGCGTGGCCCGGGCCACCGGTGCTCCCGCTGTGCTGGTGTGCACCTCAGGTACCGCTGCGGTCGAATACCACCCGGCGGTGGTCGAGGCGCACCTGGCCGCCCTGCCGGTGTTGATCTGTACGGCCGATCGTCCGCCCGAGTTGCTGAACACCGGCGCCCCGCAGACCATCGACCAGCGGGAGCTGTACGGTCCTTCCGTGCGGGCCTATCTGGAGCCCGGCCCACCGGAGACCTCCGGCCGAGGACGTTGGCGGGCGCTGGCCGACGAGGCCTTCGACGCGGCGACCGGCGCCCGGCCCGGGCCGGTGCAGCTCAACCTTGGGTTCCGCGAGCCCCTGGTGGGGGCGGTGGGTGCGTTGCCCGCCGCCGACTCTGCCGCCAGCCCAGTCGCCGCCCACTCCACCGCTGCCGTCGCCGACTCCGCCGCCGCCTCCCCCCGCTCCGTCGTGGCCGATGATCAGCCTCAGCCTCAGCCTCAGCCTCAGCCTCAGCGCCCGAGAACCGATGACGTCGACGCTCTGATCGCCCGGTGCAGCGGACGCCGCGTCGTGGTGATCGCCGGCGAGCGGGCGACGCGCCCCTCGGCCCCGACCCGCAGCGATCACGCCGGGTGCACCGTTGGATACGGGCAGGCGCCGGCCGGGCTGGGCGCATCGTCCACGGCACCTGATGGCCAGCCCGATCGTGTGGCACGCATCATCCTGGATGCGGCGGAGTCGTTGGGGTGGCCGGTGCTGGCCGACCCGCTGTCCGGTCTGCGGCTCGATCAGCCCACGGTTGTGCCCAACTTCGATCCGATGCTGCGCTCGGCGGCGGTGGCCGCAGCGCTGCTCCCCGAAGTGGTGGTCCGCCTCGGTGGGCTGGTCTCGTCCAAGGTGACCGGCCAGTGGCTCTCGGCGGTGCCCGACCAGATCGCCATCGACCCGGCGGGCTGGTTTCCCGACCCGGACCGGGTGGTCACCCACCAGGTGCAGGCCGGCCCTGCCGCGGTGTTCGAGGCCCTGATGGCCGCCCATGGTGCCGACCGGCTGACCGGCGCCCCGGCCGGGTGGGCGGAGCGCTGGCGCCGGGTGAGCAAACGGGTTGAGGTCGCTGTTGAGGACGGCAGACCCAGGGTCGTCGAGGCGGCTGCAGTCGCGGCGGCGCTCGACGGCATGCCCGACGGCGGTCACCTGGTCGTGTCCTCGTCGATGCCGGTGCGCGACCTGGAGTGGTTCGGACCGAGGGTGCCGGCCGGGGTGACGGTGCACTCCAACCGGGGGGCCAACGGCATCGACGGTGTGGTCGCCACCGCCGTCGGGGTCGCCCGAACCGGGGTGCCCACCGCCGCCGTTGTCGGTGACCTGGCCATCCTCCACGACGTCGGATCGCTCGTCTCGGCTTCGGCGATCGACAACCTGGCCGTCATCGTCGTCGACAACGACGGTGGGGGGATCTTCTCGTTCCTACCCCAACAGCGCATGTTGCCGGAGGGCGACTTCGAGCGCTGGTGGGGAACGCCCAGTGGGCTCGATCTCGGCGCGATCGGCACGGGCTTCGGCCTTGATGTGGTCGAGGTACAGCCGTCGGTGCTGGCCAACGTCCTGCGGCGACGGTTGACCGCCCACCGCGTGACCGGTGGCGCCGCTGGGGTTCCGGCGAGCCCAACGTCGGGAGAGTCGACGGCACCGTCGACATCCAGCGGTGGTGGCGAGGAAGCGACTCGGATCAGCCGCACCGCCATGTTTCGGGTGGAGTCCGACCGTTCGAACAACCTGGCCGAACACCAGCGCCTGCTCGACCATCTGGTCGAAGCAGCCGAAACGGCACTCGAAGGCTGA